ATTCCTGGATGGGAATATTATTGTCTGTTTCTTGTATCAGTTTGAAGTGTAGGACACACCCTGGAAGTCCCATTGTGCACACAGTCACAATCACACATGTGTGCACATGCTGCACAGCTCCCACTCATATACCCACTgaaacatgcatacacacacatccacacgcAGAAGGTCAAGCAGCTGTCTCGGAGTCATAACCAGACTGTGGAGTCACGCTGGGAACCTTGAACAGGGAGGAATGTTCTCTTCCCAGCTAATGGAATGCCATCTTATCAGCTCTTATGGTCATTTATTGGATACTCATACATTCACATACATTTATCAATACAGCTATGCTATTCAACTTGCATAactttagcctcataatctgaaaTCTGAGGCTGCCCTGAAAAATGCCTGAATGATGGCTGTGCTTAAAAGGGTGGAGgttctacatgcatttttaaattaaaacaaactggcaaaccaaaaataacaaaaaaaatggtCTGGAGTTTTAAGAGTTAATGCAAGCACTCACTTTTAAAGTGTTTCCATGTCTTTCAGTGATCCTGAATAAAGCCTGAGTTTCATGTGACCCTGAAGTAGATGAAGGCCTAATGCTGTCTGCCTTTTTAATTATTGatgcaggcagacattgtggATCCTTTTGAGCTGGCCCTTCAGTTGGGAGAGCAAAGCCCTGGTCCAACCACAGGGGGATGCTGCAGCACACGGTCTGCTGACTGCTGCAAATGATGGTTGGAAGAGCGCTGAGAAGTGGAGCCCAGCATCATACTGCTTGTCCATGCTAACAGTAGTCCAGCTGATTGCTGTGTAACTGCACTATTTTGTAATTTAACTTCTCTAATGGCATTTCAGAAACTTTATTTGATTATTAATCATTTGTGTTTGCCTGATAGTTGGCAAATAATTAATTAGAACCTGATTGTGTACTAGGATGTTTTTTAACCATGAAGGAAGACATGGGGAAAATTGCAAATTAGATCTCAAAATGTGCAAGTGCAACTAAATAttatgttctatgttttctTGCAGTGACCAACCTTAATTTGTACACATAACTGTGTTGCAAACATGATTTAAAGCTTCGTGTCAAAGCTAGATTCAAATATCTGAAATTAGTCAGAACTTTTAAATGATCTCTAACAGAAACTAAGTACTTTGTTTTCTAATTGATAGTAAACTATCTGAACACATCTCTCCCAAAGTTGTCcaaactttacaaaaaaaaaaaatcagagatcTATTGATCTTCATACTGTTCCAACTCAAAATCTACCATCATATATCCTGTCCTATAAAAAAGTAATGACCACAGACCAGTGGCTTTAACCTCAGCTGTcatgaattgtttttaaaagtacataaaaaagtACACTTTACTCAGTATTACATTGTTATTGAGGAGCTCAGGGTTGATTAAATAACTGCAAGGTACCCAAACCTTGTGGCTACAGAACAAATCTGAACCATCACATTGCTGGTGGGCTGATGCACACACATTTCACCAACTGGACAGCTGGTGTGAGATGTTTCTGCTGATATGCTGCGTTTGGCTTTCTGCAAGtacagtgttgtgtttttatccCCGAACATCTTTGCTTCAGTCTGATCTGTCCTAAGGACAATGTGTTAGAACTCTTCTGGTTTTATTGTGCTAgcgttttttgtttgtttttgtttgtttgttttttttagcaagaTGAGACTTTCTATATCTGCTTTTTCATGGAAACCATACTTGTTTGGTGTTTGAACCtttacatttaacatgctgACTGGGACCTGGAGAGTCTGATGTAGCTCCGGGaattttgcagtttttctgagCATTGCATGATTCGACCTTAAGGAGAACTTACTGTGACGTATGCCACTGGGAAGACTGGCAACACTCCTGAATGTGTTCCACCTGTGAATAATCTCTGCAGAATGACACCAAATGAACTGGAAATGACTTTATAACCTTTCCTAGATTGACATGCAGCAGTAATTGGTTTTCTAAGAGCAATCTTGATGTCTGTCCTTGCCAATGTGTTAACACACCTGGAtgctgcagagcagcaaacttCCTAAACGTTTATGGTTTTATAGAGGCGCTCACACTGATAATGATAATCAATTAATCAAGGGCATTTGCAGCACCTGCTACTGACTCATAGTTCTTGTGAATGACTGCTTAAGTCTTTTCATTATGCTACTGCTAATCTGAGGTTGCACTTATCTGAGTTTTACACCTTATAAGAAGaagatttttcttatttttccctaaataaaaaatcttggaAGTGAAATAGTGTGTACTACTTTCTTCTCacttttctatattttatttactttagcaCAGCATGAGAATTGTGTAGTATGTCTTTTAATGTACTTTaaccttttaattttgtttagtgTATTTTAGTCTTTTGATTTCCTTTACCTGTACTTTAGTCTTTTAGTGTATTTTAGTTAACTATATTGTAGTGTTCTACTTTTTAAGTCTTTAATATATTTTGATGTGCAGAATCTCGGGCTGTGTGTGGAATGCCTGTGTTTCTAGATGTACAGCTCATTAGcaaccatgtttgttttttatgtgccatataaataaagttCTTCTACTTAAGGGACCAAAACCTGGGCAGTCAGCTCTACATGCCAAGAGAAAGCttagggataaaaaaaaatgaactgatgtaagaaacacttttttgtgtcattaaaatatttcagaattGTGTTTCTTAGTATCCAACATTTTAACCTCTTTAGTCCTCCAGAAATCTGTGATGAGAACATAGTAACTTTATTTACAGATATATTTGTCGTGTTGGTGAATACTGTGCAGTAATTTCGTGCAGGACGTATAATATGCTCTGAGACAGGGTTCTGTCTGCCTCTTAACATGAGGTGCACTTGTTTTGGATTTTGATTCGCCAAGGAGGCTGCGGACGCCCCGCCCCCCAGTTAGCTGCCGCCCCTGATTGGCCATACCCGTCGCCTGTCTTGGGGACATCAAGAGAAGCACGAGCTGGCCCGCTGGCCTGCGCTCGCGAGTCATCAGTGTCGTACACGTAGTGAGAACGAGCAGGTCCCGATGCACAAGTCACGGCAACCCTGGGCGGAGATGAAGGCGGACTCCGACTGGCTCTGATTTTTAACAGCCCTTTTCATTCAGGAGGTTGCTTGCCAATGTTTATCAATATGGCAGATCCGTTATCCCAGGCACCAACTGCTACAAAAATGGCGTCACTAAACCGGGTCCGAGCTTTAGCGATGATTTTCTTAACTGTCAGTGGCTGTTGTGTCACCCCGACCAGTGGCAAGGAAGGGTCCGAGGAGACCGTCATCATCGGACTCCGACTGGAGGACACGGACGACATTTCCTTCATGGATAAGGGCTACCTGCGCGTGAGCGAGAGGTCTCGTGTTAAATTAAGGGTGTACGGGCAGAACATCAACAACGAGACCTGGTCCAAAATTGCTTTTACGGAACATGAGCGGAGCCGGTCTGTAGGAAGCTTTGACAGCTCCTCAGGGGATAACCAGAGCCAGGAGGACTCGTCCGGCTCGTATCCCTGCGGAATTAGGACTTCGGATATAATTATATTACCCAACATCATTCTAAATCGAAAAACATCCGGAATAGTAGAAATTGAGGTCAAACCTCTGCGAAAGACAGAAAGGAGTAAAGCGTATTACCTTTGCATCGCCACCTCCACACCGGCGGTGGCGGGGATGCACGACCCGTGGACGGAGAACACCTGGATCTACCACGACGGGGATGACACCAAAGTGATAGTAGTAGAGGAGAAAAAGTTTCTGCTGCCTttctggctccaggtcatcttTATCTCCATGTTGCTTTGCCTCTCCGGAATGTTCAGCGGCTTGAACCTGGGGCTCATGGCTCTGGACCCCATGGAGCTCCAGATAGTCCAGAACTGCGGCACGGAAAGGGAGAAGAATTACGCCAAAAAAATAGAGCCAGTCAGAAGCCAAGGGAATTACTTACTCTGCTCGCTCCTGCTCGGGAACGTGCTGGTGAACACCACGCTGACCATCCTGCTGGATGACATCGCCGGGTCCGGGTTAATCGCGGTGGTCATGTCAACCATCGGGATTGTCATTTTTGGAGAAATTGTGCCACAAGCCATCTGCTCCAGACACGGCCTCGCTGTGGGCGCTAACACCATCTTCCTCACCAAGTTCTTCATGCTGCTCACCTTCCCTGCTTCCTACCCGGTGAGTAAGCTCCTGGACTACCTGCTTGGGCAGGAGATTGGAACCGTGTACAACCGGGAGAAACTCCTGGAGATGCTGCGAGTCACGGACCCTTACAATGACCTGGTGAAGGAGGAGCTGAACATCATCCAGGGCGCGCTGGAGCTCAGGACTAAGACAGTGGAGGACGTTATGACGCCGCTCAGAGATTGCTTTATGATCCCCGGGGATGCAACCCTGGACTTCAACACTATGTCAGAAATAATGAAGAGCGGCTACACGCGCATCCCGGTGTTTGAGGGCGAGAGGTCCAACATAGTGGATCTGCTCTTTGTTAAAGACCTGGCCTTTGTTGACCCGGATGACTGCACGCCGCTCAAAACCATCACAAAGTTTTACAGCCATCcgctgcattttgtgtttaatgaCACCAAGCTGGATGCGATGCTGGAGGAGTTTAAAAAAGGTGAGACGCTTCTCTTTCATCTGAAAGTGTTTATCAGACTGCTCGTTCACCTGCTCCTTGTGTAAGGACAGGTAAAATAGTTAATGACTCAGAGAACCTCTGCTTGACCTGTCATTCTGCATTTAACTCCTGGGGTACATCTGCAGGTTAAAAACCTGATTTTCAAGAATTAATTGaagagaatgttttttttaacttctcttcaagattatacaaaaaaaagctCGTATTGAAGgagggaaaataaagaaacgTGGATTTCTGCCTCCCAGGGCCCTGAATCATCATCAGGAGTCAGATGCAGCTGCCATGGTCACTTCCTGTACAGAGGGAGAAGGAGGTGTTCTTATCAGTCCCCATCACTTCCATTCAGTGTTAATGTTCACACACTCTTTTTCACTCTTTCCTCTTCCTTTCATCTCTCCCTCCCGTTGATTTGTAAGCATCAGGACATGTGGGAATGGTGCAACGACTGTGCTGAGGTTATCAGGTGGGGGCATCTTGTTTGAGAACCTGTTTAAATCCGTCTCTACCTCTCTTGTGCTTGCATCTGAGTGATGGTGGTGATAACTCCTTTAGTCCAGACCTGGAATGCAGTTGTGTGGATAATGTATAACAAACTCACACCCTTAAGCCCCGAAGTGGGTTCTTATGTGCATGTCAATTAAGAAAGACGTTTACCTCACCCAAATTTATCTCATCACCCTCTTTGTAGTTGCATCTGACTTGAGTTATTCCAGTAGCTTTTTCTTTATGTACAAATATGTAGCTATAGGAGGAATACACCTGTCAgcaactgatttttttttatcaatattaaacatgtaaaataaaaataaaaaaaggatgaTGGATGCTTTGCGTGCTCATTAGAGTAATCACTTTGCTTTAAGAGGATTAATTGGGaggaaaaacagagcaaatcatTCAGCTCCATTACCAGAAATTAGGTCCATGCCAAATTAGCATTATGTAATATACTATTTGGgaatgtggtggtggtggtgtttgtttTCATCCCCGCTGACTAGTTGCAGATATGCAGCCGCTAAGTAAACACAGGAAGTGGACTGTCTGATGTTATATTATTGGAGTACTATTATTACCACATGTCTCCAGAAATATCTCCTCCTTACATATGTGATTTTGAACATCTGATATGAGTATATTCTGTGTAACAATGCTGCactggattttttatttatatcttttaatttgtgtaact
The Melanotaenia boesemani isolate fMelBoe1 chromosome 4, fMelBoe1.pri, whole genome shotgun sequence genome window above contains:
- the cnnm2b gene encoding metal transporter CNNM2 isoform X2, yielding MFINMADPLSQAPTATKMASLNRVRALAMIFLTVSGCCVTPTSGKEGSEETVIIGLRLEDTDDISFMDKGYLRVSERSRVKLRVYGQNINNETWSKIAFTEHERSRSVGSFDSSSGDNQSQEDSSGSYPCGIRTSDIIILPNIILNRKTSGIVEIEVKPLRKTERSKAYYLCIATSTPAVAGMHDPWTENTWIYHDGDDTKVIVVEEKKFLLPFWLQVIFISMLLCLSGMFSGLNLGLMALDPMELQIVQNCGTEREKNYAKKIEPVRSQGNYLLCSLLLGNVLVNTTLTILLDDIAGSGLIAVVMSTIGIVIFGEIVPQAICSRHGLAVGANTIFLTKFFMLLTFPASYPVSKLLDYLLGQEIGTVYNREKLLEMLRVTDPYNDLVKEELNIIQGALELRTKTVEDVMTPLRDCFMIPGDATLDFNTMSEIMKSGYTRIPVFEGERSNIVDLLFVKDLAFVDPDDCTPLKTITKFYSHPLHFVFNDTKLDAMLEEFKKGKSHLAIVQRVNNEGEGDPFYEVLGIVTLEDVIEEIIKSEILDETDLYTDNKTKKKITHRERKQDFSAFKPTDNEMKVKISPQLLLATLRFLATEVEPFAPVQMSEKILLRLLKHPNVIQELKYDEKNKRAPEHYLFHRNKPVDYFILILQGKVEVEAGKEGMKFEAGPFSFYGMMSLTVSPENKSPPRPFGLNHSDSLNRTDRIDAITPTLGSSNNQLNSFLHIYVPDYSVRARSDLQYIKVTRQQYQNAVMASRMDKTPQSTDSEFTKIELTLTELHDGVDNPAVLTTASITSTTSTTPSVAIAIANETAHLLNQQQNCVGLMRSNHSGHNEGPI
- the cnnm2b gene encoding metal transporter CNNM2 isoform X1 — translated: MFINMADPLSQAPTATKMASLNRVRALAMIFLTVSGCCVTPTSGKEGSEETVIIGLRLEDTDDISFMDKGYLRVSERSRVKLRVYGQNINNETWSKIAFTEHERSRSVGSFDSSSGDNQSQEDSSGSYPCGIRTSDIIILPNIILNRKTSGIVEIEVKPLRKTERSKAYYLCIATSTPAVAGMHDPWTENTWIYHDGDDTKVIVVEEKKFLLPFWLQVIFISMLLCLSGMFSGLNLGLMALDPMELQIVQNCGTEREKNYAKKIEPVRSQGNYLLCSLLLGNVLVNTTLTILLDDIAGSGLIAVVMSTIGIVIFGEIVPQAICSRHGLAVGANTIFLTKFFMLLTFPASYPVSKLLDYLLGQEIGTVYNREKLLEMLRVTDPYNDLVKEELNIIQGALELRTKTVEDVMTPLRDCFMIPGDATLDFNTMSEIMKSGYTRIPVFEGERSNIVDLLFVKDLAFVDPDDCTPLKTITKFYSHPLHFVFNDTKLDAMLEEFKKGKSHLAIVQRVNNEGEGDPFYEVLGIVTLEDVIEEIIKSEILDETDLYTDNKTKKKITHRERKQDFSAFKPTDNEMKVKISPQLLLATLRFLATEVEPFAPVQMSEKILLRLLKHPNVIQELKYDEKNKRAPEHYLFHRNKPVDYFILILQGKVEVEAGKEGMKFEAGPFSFYGMMSLTVSPVPLSLSRTFAVSRAESLAGSPENKSPPRPFGLNHSDSLNRTDRIDAITPTLGSSNNQLNSFLHIYVPDYSVRARSDLQYIKVTRQQYQNAVMASRMDKTPQSTDSEFTKIELTLTELHDGVDNPAVLTTASITSTTSTTPSVAIAIANETAHLLNQQQNCVGLMRSNHSGHNEGPI